AAAATTACTGGAATTATCAGCTCAGAAAAAAGGCATCCCAATAGATGAGCACATAAGAAGGCAAAGATCATCCAAAGCGGGCGTTGCAAGAAATAATGGAAGGCAAGAGTTGATCAATGAATTCAAAAAGTTATTTACTCAAATTGAATTGAATTTAAATACACCACTTAAAAACACTAACAAAAGCAACCTAAAAAATGGAAAAATCAAAAATTTTAAAAATCTCTATGATTGCTTCTACCTAGAATTTATCCAGATAATAATAGAATATCAAAAATCTGCTAAGCAAAATAATAAAAACTATGGATTAACACTTCAAGCAGATAATCTCGATACTAAATTTAAAGATTGGTCAAAAAGGGATGAAGATTTCAGAGTATTAATTGATAAAATATACAACTCTGATATGCCAAACAAAAAAATAGCGCCCCGTGGTAGGGCGCTATAAACATATCAAATATTAAAATTTACCCGACAAATTATTGGCAATTGTTGTGTTTTTTGGATTCATAGCTGCGATTGATGCGGCCGTCAAAACTACATTCTTGCGCGTGTTCATCGGATAAAAACCAACCTTGCCCTCCAACTCCAGTTGGTCAAGCGCCATGTCAAGTTGATCGGCTTTACGCAGACTCAACGGCGCACCACGGATTAACGTGTTGCGAGGCGTCGCAGTTGCGTTGTACTTGACTGCGCGGCGCATCAGATAGTCATAGAGCGTCCGTGCCAATTCTTGCTGCAACGCCTCTTGAGGAAGCTTTCCGAAGCCCGCCCGGGCTTGCACCAGATGCCATTGGACGATGTCAATCGCAGTCTCCATCGACGTACGTTCGATCATCTCCTGTGGGGCTGTAAACCACTGCAAGACCCCTGCCAAGCGCAGTGCCTGCTCTCCTGCACGGCGAACAAAGGGACGAATGCTGTGCCACATGCTGTCCCTCAACAACATCTCCCACTCTTCCAGAGCCTGCTTCCACAATTGTTCAGCGTCAGCGACAAGCCGCATCTTGCTACGGGGCTTGCCATGCATGAAAAGCTCCTTGTAGTCACGCATCAGCGCTTTGATGCGCTCGTGAAACTCATGGTTGTAGGTATTCATGCTGCACGGCGGTGGAGGAACCGACAAAGGCATTGAAGCAAACGACATAAGCATGCGCGGCAAAAGCCCCGACTCGATCAAATAAGCGCCTTTG
This DNA window, taken from Comamonas testosteroni TK102, encodes the following:
- a CDS encoding DUF3987 domain-containing protein, with product MSVLKEGQLLYPTESLPPMMRDFVYCVMHATQANDALVGPVAVSVASAAVQGVADVLSPFGTDMPTSLFTGVVALSGDRKSTVLKLACRGMEEFERGMEGYLDPEMSFRHWGSHPFLLEEATEKGVVDVYAKGAKSLFYALDEGSMLTRNLDVPALCKRFDAAPIRHLSRTRGLTYVADTRGALCMLVQDLTFSRMMKGDKGAYLIESGLLPRMLMSFASMPLSVPPPPCSMNTYNHEFHERIKALMRDYKELFMHGKPRSKMRLVADAEQLWKQALEEWEMLLRDSMWHSIRPFVRRAGEQALRLAGVLQWFTAPQEMIERTSMETAIDIVQWHLVQARAGFGKLPQEALQQELARTLYDYLMRRAVKYNATATPRNTLIRGAPLSLRKADQLDMALDQLELEGKVGFYPMNTRKNVVLTAASIAAMNPKNTTIANNLSGKF